The following DNA comes from Trueperaceae bacterium.
CTCGTGAACGGCGGCGTTGTGGCCGTCGGCGAGGGGGCGAACATGCCGTGCACGCCCGCGGCCGTGGAAGCCTTCATCCGGGCGGGGGTGGCGTTCGGGCCGGGCAAGGCCGCCAACGCGGGCGGCGTCGCGACGTCGGCGCTCGAGATGCAACAGAACGCCAGCCGCGACGCCTGGACGTTCGCCTACACCGACGAACGCCTGCGCGAGATCATGACCGACATACATGAGCTGTGCCACGACACGGCGGCCGAGTTCGGCGAGCCCGGCAACTACGTTCTGGGCGCCAACATCGCCTCGTTCCGCAAGGTGGCGCAGGCGATGCTGACGCTCGGGGTGGTGTGAGGCCGGAGGAGCGTGGCGGGGAGCGGCGCGCCCGAGATCCGGCCCGCGGGACCTGCCGATAGGGCGGCGCTGGCCCGCGTGGCGCACGCGACCGGCTACTTCGGCGCCTCCGCCGAGCGCTACTTCCCCGACGCCGAGCTGTTCGCCCGCCTCTGGGTGGACCCGTACCTGGCGGGCGTGGGCTGCTGCAACCTCGTGGCGGAGGCGGAGGGCGCCGTCGTCGGCTACGTGGTGGGCGCCTGCGACCTGCCGCGCTACAGGTGCCACCTGGCGGGGCAGGTGCCACACCTCGTGGCGAGCCTCGTCCGGGGCGAGTTCCCGCGCTGGCGCGGCTGCCTGCCGTTCCTCGCCAGGGCGGCGCGCTGGCCGGGCCGCTCGGCGCCGGACGACCGGTTCCCGGCCCACCTTCACGTCAACCTGCTGACCGCCGCCCGCGGGCGCGGGGTCGGCCGCGCGCTCCTGGCGGCGCACCTCGACTGCCTCGCGCGCCGCGGCGTGGTGGGCGTCCAGCTCTCGACCACCACCGAGAACGCGGCGGCGGTCGCGCTCTACGCGAAGCTCGGCTTCGGCGTCTGGCGTGAGTACGAGAGCCCGCTCTGGCGCCCCTGGCTTGGGCGGCCGGCCACCCACCTCGTCATGACGAAGACGTTGACGGACGCGGGGCCCGCCGGCCCCGGCGCGAGCTAGAAGCCGCGAGCCGCGAGCAGGTCCGTGACGGTGGCGCGCTCCGTGGGCGTGAGGCGCCAGGCGGCGCTGCGCGCGTTGCGCTCCACCTGCGAGGCGCTGGTGGCGCCGGCTATGACGCTGGCGACGGCCGGTTCGGCGAGGAGCCACGCGAACGCCAGGTCGAGGAGTTCGCGGCCGTGATCGGCCGCGAACCCGGCGAGCTCCTCGAGCAGGTCGTAGAGGTCGTGCGTGAGGTGCTTCTCCCAGCGCTCGGCGCCCGTGACGCGCGTGCCCGCGGGGTTCGGCTCGTCGCGGCGGTACTTGCCGGTGAGGATGCCCGCGAAGAGGGGGTAGTAGGGGAGGAACGCCACGCCTAGGCGCGCGCAGGCGGCGAGCACCCCGCGCTCCGGTTCGCGCCTGAGCAGGGAGTACTCGTTCTGGACGCTCGCGAAGCGGGGCCAGCCGTGTTGGCGGGAGGCCGCAGCGGCCTCCTCCAGCTGCGCCACGCCGAAGTTGGAGCAGCCGATCTCGCGGACCAGCCCGGCCTCGACGGCCTCGTGAAGGGCGCCGAGCGTGTCGGCCACCGGCGTGTTCGCGTCCGGCTCGTGCAGCTGGTAGAGGTCGACGTGATCCGTCCGCAACCGCCGGAGGCTGTCCTCGAGGGCGCGCCGCACGTACTCGGGGCGCGCGCCACCCGTGACGCTCGTGTCCTTGGCGGCCATCCCGAACTTGGTGGCGAGGACGACGGCGTCGCGGCGACCCTCGAGCACCCGGCCGAGGAACTCCTCGCTGCGGGTGCCGCCGTAGATGTCGGCCGTGTCGAAGAAGGTGACGCCCGCGGCGATGGCCGCGTCCACCACCCGCTTCGTGGCGGCCTCGTCGATGCGGCCGCCGAAGTTGTTGCAGCCGAGGCCGATGACTGAGACGTCGAGCGAACCGATCTTGCGCGTGTCCATCCGCCGAGTGTCGCACGAACCGCGCGCGCCGGCGGTGGACTGCCCCCGCCGCCCGCCGCCAACGCGGCGGCCGGGTGCTCGGGTCAGCGGGCGGGCACCAGGTCCTTCCAGTACCAGAGGGCAGGGTTCAGCGGGTTGACGGCGTGGCCGCTGAACCGCCCGCTCGTAACCCAGAAGTCCTGCTCGACGGGCAGGACGATGAAGGGGGCGTCATCGTGCGCCAGCCTGGCGATCTCGCCGTACAGCTCGGCCCGGACCGCCGGCGCCGACGTGGCGCGCCCCGCCCTCACGATCAGCTCGTCGACGGCCGGGTTGGCGTAGCCGGACACGGCCGCGAACTCGCCCGTCGACGCGTAGAAGGCGCGGGCCACGCTGTCGGGGTCCCAGTAGGCGGGCACGTCGGCCCACACGACCAGGAGCAGCCTGCCCCGCCACGCCAGGTCGTAGTACTCGTCCCACGGCAGCCCACTGACCTCGACC
Coding sequences within:
- a CDS encoding GNAT family N-acetyltransferase, translating into MRPAGPADRAALARVAHATGYFGASAERYFPDAELFARLWVDPYLAGVGCCNLVAEAEGAVVGYVVGACDLPRYRCHLAGQVPHLVASLVRGEFPRWRGCLPFLARAARWPGRSAPDDRFPAHLHVNLLTAARGRGVGRALLAAHLDCLARRGVVGVQLSTTTENAAAVALYAKLGFGVWREYESPLWRPWLGRPATHLVMTKTLTDAGPAGPGAS
- a CDS encoding aldo/keto reductase → MDTRKIGSLDVSVIGLGCNNFGGRIDEAATKRVVDAAIAAGVTFFDTADIYGGTRSEEFLGRVLEGRRDAVVLATKFGMAAKDTSVTGGARPEYVRRALEDSLRRLRTDHVDLYQLHEPDANTPVADTLGALHEAVEAGLVREIGCSNFGVAQLEEAAAASRQHGWPRFASVQNEYSLLRREPERGVLAACARLGVAFLPYYPLFAGILTGKYRRDEPNPAGTRVTGAERWEKHLTHDLYDLLEELAGFAADHGRELLDLAFAWLLAEPAVASVIAGATSASQVERNARSAAWRLTPTERATVTDLLAARGF